The following coding sequences are from one Hippopotamus amphibius kiboko isolate mHipAmp2 chromosome 9, mHipAmp2.hap2, whole genome shotgun sequence window:
- the LOC130860510 gene encoding keratin, type II cytoskeletal 8-like gives MSIRVTQKSYKVSRSGPRSFSSHSYTSRPGSRISSSAFSRVGSSSRFWGGLGTSMSLAGGYGGAPGLGGITAVTVNQSLLNPLKLEVDPNIQAVHTQEKEQIKTLNNKFASFIDKVRHLEQQNKILETKWNLLQQQKTARSNIDNMFESYINNLRRQLETLAQEKLKLEVELGNMQGLVEDFKTKYEDEIQKRTDMENEFVIIKKDVDEAYMNKVELESRLEGLTDEINFYRQLYEEEIREMQSQISDTSVVLSMDNSCSLDLDGIIAEVKAQYEETANRSRAEAETMYQFKYEELQTLAGKHGDDLHRTKTKISEMNQNISRLQAEIEGLKGQRASLEAAIADAEQRGELAVKDAQAKLAELEAALRTAKQDMAQQLREYQELMNVKLALDVEIATYCKLLEGEESRLESGMQNMSIHTKTTSGYSGGLTSAYGTPGINYGLSSYQSSLGSGGSPGSFSRTVPRLWL, from the coding sequence ATGTCCATCAGGGTGACTCAGAAGTCCTACAAGGTGTCCAGGTCCGGCCCCCGGTCCTTCAGCAGCCACTCCTACACCAGCAGGCCGGGCTCCCGCATCAGCTCCTCGGCCTTCTCCCGGGTGGGCAGCAGCAGTAGATTCTGGGGCGGCCTGGGCACCAGCATGAGTCTGGCTGGAGGTTACGGCGGGGCCCCGGGTTTGGGGGGCATCACAGCTGTCACCGTGAACCAGAGCCTGCTGAACCCCCTCAAGCTGGAGGTGGACCCCAACATCCAAGCTGTGCACACGCAGGAGAAGGAGCAGATCAAGACCCTCAATAACAAATTTGCCTCCTTCATCGACAAGGTGCGGCACCTGGAGCAGCAGAACAAGATTCTGGAGACCAAATGGAACCTCCTGCAGCAGCAGAAGACAGCCCGGAGCAACATCGACAACATGTTCGAGAGTTACATCAACAACCTCCGGCGGCAGCTGGAAACGCTGGCCCAGGAGAAGCTGAAGCTGGAGGTGGAGCTTGGCAACATGCAGGGGCTAGTGGAGGACTTCAAGACCAAGTATGAGGATGAGATCCAGAAGCGCACAGACATGGAGAATGAGTTTGTCATCATCAAGAAGGATGTGGATGAAGCTTACATGAACAAGGTAGAGCTGGAGTCCCGCCTGGAGGGCCTGACCGATGAGATCAACTTCTACAGGCAACTGTATGAAGAGGAGATCCGCGAGATGCAGTCGCAGATTTCGGACACCTCCGTGGTCCTGTCCATGGACAACAGCTGCTCTCTGGACCTGGATGGCATCATCGCTGAGGTCAAGGCCCAGTATGAGGAGACTGCCAACCGCAGCCGGGCTGAGGCTGAGACCATGTACCAGTTCAAGTACGAGGAGCTGCAGACATTGGCTGGGAAGCACGGGGATGACCTCCATCGCACGAAGACCAAGATTTCTGAGATGAACCAGAACATCAGCCGACTCCAGGCTGAGATCGAGGGTCTCAAAGgccagagggcttccctggaggctgCCATCGCCGATGCTGAGCAGCGTGGGGAACTGGCCGTCAAGGATGCTCAGGCCAAGCTGGCCGAGCTGGAGGCCGCTCTGAGAACCGCCAAGCAGGACATGGCGCAGCAGCTGCGTGAGTACCAGGAGCTGATGAACGTCAAGCTGGCCCTGGATGTGGAGATTGCCACCTACTGCAAGCTGCTGGAGGGCGAGGAGAGCAGGCTGGAGTCTGGGATGCAGAACATGagtatccacaccaagaccaCTAGCGGGTACTCAGGTGGGCTGACCTCAGCCTATGGGACCCCTGGCATCAACTACGGCCTGAGCTCCTACCAGTCCAGCTTGGGCTCTGGCGGGAGCCCTGGCTCCTTCAGCCGCACAGTTCCAAGGCTGTGGTTGTGA